A region from the Chloroflexota bacterium genome encodes:
- a CDS encoding carboxylate-amine ligase produces the protein MQSQTGSEAQDGLAITLGIEEEFFLVDPASRDLLADPDVRIFETAAAGSGPHEVSRELLRTQIEAISRVCASVAEIRAALLETRRIVTQAAETYGAAVMAASTHPFAAWRAQATTPRERYERFATTYQESVRRFLIGGMHIHAGFGDPDERIRVMTAMRRYLPLLHALSTNSPFNGGHDTGFKSYRLNLAGNLPRTSLPGPLWSRADYDRLVADYQRMEFIADGSELWWDIRPSHAHPTIEMRICDVCTRIDDAMCIVAIYASLVRRLLRQHRDGALPPEPPTEIIAENRWLAQRYGVLAFFGDERGGGRKDISDLTDELVEDLADDARALGCEAELRHAPTIIREGTGADRQLDLYRLRRLEGDTREEALRRVVDLVLTETRASVGA, from the coding sequence ATGCAGTCGCAGACGGGCAGCGAGGCCCAAGACGGCCTGGCGATCACACTTGGAATCGAGGAGGAGTTCTTTCTCGTCGATCCCGCGTCGCGCGACCTGCTTGCCGACCCTGACGTTCGCATTTTCGAAACTGCTGCGGCGGGCAGTGGGCCGCACGAGGTTTCACGCGAGCTGCTGCGCACCCAGATCGAGGCGATCTCCCGGGTTTGCGCATCGGTGGCCGAGATTCGCGCCGCGCTGCTGGAGACCCGCCGCATCGTCACCCAAGCGGCTGAGACCTATGGGGCTGCGGTGATGGCGGCCTCGACCCATCCCTTCGCGGCATGGCGGGCGCAGGCCACCACCCCGCGCGAACGCTATGAACGCTTCGCCACGACGTATCAGGAGAGCGTTCGCCGGTTTCTGATCGGCGGCATGCACATCCACGCGGGATTCGGCGACCCGGATGAGCGCATTCGGGTGATGACCGCCATGCGGCGCTACCTGCCGCTGCTCCACGCGCTCTCAACCAACTCGCCGTTCAACGGAGGCCACGACACCGGCTTCAAGTCCTACCGTTTGAATCTGGCGGGCAACCTGCCGCGGACCAGCCTGCCCGGGCCCCTGTGGTCGCGCGCCGACTATGACCGGCTGGTGGCCGACTACCAGCGCATGGAGTTCATCGCCGACGGCAGCGAGCTGTGGTGGGATATTCGCCCTTCCCATGCCCATCCGACGATCGAGATGCGCATCTGCGATGTCTGCACGCGCATCGACGACGCCATGTGCATTGTGGCCATCTACGCGTCGCTCGTCCGACGCTTGCTTCGCCAGCACCGGGACGGCGCGCTGCCGCCGGAGCCGCCGACCGAAATCATTGCCGAGAATCGCTGGCTGGCCCAGCGCTACGGCGTTCTCGCCTTCTTTGGGGACGAGCGCGGCGGCGGGCGGAAGGACATCAGCGACTTGACGGACGAGCTGGTCGAGGACCTGGCCGACGACGCCCGCGCGCTCGGCTGCGAGGCAGAGTTGCGCCACGCGCCCACCATCATCCGCGAAGGGACCGGCGCCGACCGGCAACTCGATCTGTATCGACTCCGGCGGCTGGAAGGGGATACGCGCGAGGAAGCGCTGCGCCGCGTCGTCGATCTGGTGCTCACCGAAACTCGCGCGAGCGTGGGCGCGTGA